One segment of Purpureocillium takamizusanense chromosome 7, complete sequence DNA contains the following:
- a CDS encoding uncharacterized protein (COG:H~EggNog:ENOG503NXWK): MSGEAHGLASADETLRCEAATYLWLQERCPDIPIPKLHGFGLPCLQSFTALENVPFWNRLAWQIRRILAWFRGRTLPRYFSHRRRHLAGLGYLLLEYVEEGEMLSSSWQRRRDDPKRRANLFRGLSRVMVRLAKLPLPRIGSWTIDDEGVLSLTNRPLSIHVHMIENAGISSGIPRDRTYTSTEQYVLDLLACQDNRIRDQPNSIHNVEDGYEQLAALTSLRACLPTFTRGSRDGLFALSLTDPSRDNIFVDQDWNVTKIIDLEWACVLPVEMTSPPSWLSSQHLDEVALEPDDYVQVVQEFFEASAAEERSRYQTDSFTRTMQDAWRTGSFWYTHAVSSPSLVAAIFPYRIQPLFAKPRGSDGASFESVVAPLWDRDVPQFIAEKLAEKARYAERLRELFAVATAPSEGESTCNAGDGSQNEQ, encoded by the exons ATGAGCGGCGAAGCACACGGGCTGGCCAGCGCCGATGAAACGCTCCGCTGCGAGGCTGCCACGTACCTGTGGCTTCAGGAACGCTGTCCCGATATCCCGATTCCTAAACTCCACGGCTTTGGTCTACCTTGTCTGCAATCA TTTACCGCTCTGGAAAACGTGCCGTTTTGGAACCGGCTTGCCTGGCAGATCCGCCGCATCCTAGCTTGGTTTCGGGGGCGAACGCTCCCGCGCTACTTTtcccatcggcggcggcatcttgCTGGCCTTGGATACCTTCTCTTGGAGTatgtggaggagggcgaaatgctcagctcgtcatggcagcggcgccgtgacGATCCAAAGCGACGAGCGAATCTCTTCCGCGGTCTCTCGCGAGTCATGGTGCGCCTAGCGAAGCTGCCGCTCCCACGCATAGGCTCCTGGACAATCGACGACGAAGGGGTCCTCAGTTTAACAAATCGGCCTCTTTCTATCCATGTTCACATGATTGAGAATGCGGGCATATCTAGTGGGATACCCAGAGACCGCACATACACGTCCACGGAGCAATACGTGCTCGACCTGCTAGCTTGTCAGGACAACCGAATCAGAGACCAGCCAAATTCTATACATAATGTCGAAGACGGCTACGAACAGCTTGCCGCGTTGACATCGCTGCGTGCCTGCCTCCCCACCTTCACAAGAGGCTCCCGCGACGGACTATTCGCACTCTCCCTCACCGACCCGAGTCGCGACAACATATTCGTCGACCAGGACTGGAACGTCACCAAGATCATCGACCTGGAGTGGGCGTGCGTCCTGCCCGTCGAgatgacctcgccgccctcctggCTTTCGAGCCAGCATCTCGACGAGGTAGCCCTCGAGCCGGACGATTACGTGCAGGTAGTCCAGGAGTTCTTCGAGGCCTCCGCAGCAGAGGAGCGATCCCGCTACCAGACGGACTCCTTCACGCGCACTATGCAGGATGCCTGGAGGACGGGGAGCTTTTGGTACACCCACGCGGTTAGCTCTCCAAGCCTCGTGGCTGCCATCTTCCCGTACCGCATACAGCCCTTGTTTGCGAAGCCTCGAGGATCTGATGGGGCGAGTTTCGAAAGTGTTGTTGCGCCTTTATGGGACCGCGACGTGCCTCAGTTTATTGCCGAGAAGCTTGCAGAGAAGGCACGGTACGCTGAGCGGCTGCGTGAGCTGTTTGCTGTGGCTACGGCACCAAGCGAAGGCGAGTCTACCTGTAACGCTGGCGATGGAAGCCAAAATGAGCAATAG